The proteins below come from a single Leptospiraceae bacterium genomic window:
- the fliF gene encoding flagellar M-ring protein FliF, which translates to MPESLQKVINQIKELFAKLDSTKKIIVGAVFAIVVIAIIILSTFSLDKNAVILFKDLQPKDFSEITKKLDALGFKYSSSDTSIISVDPEKRQEIITKLAQENLIPAGIQGWELFDVEKFTETQFDKDIKKYRALKGAIEKSLMTLHSIEKADVNIAFPETEYFENNTTPVKASVILHFVPGVENLSRKEIKGIVNLVSRGVPKLKPEDVSVADGSGKIISDFEEDLEKEKIELRLVQEKMRIADEQRVKKLIDIRKTLQWLLAGEERVDITRFEYDLNWDEVSYKENNVSPVVAIVDNPNTPYDETQLVDGYSLKVSDKETSEKFNGRGFTPEGPAGTEPNLPPGYKDVDYQKANYEKDEKIRNYEFNRKVSDVRKQRWKIDKINLGVVIDGVWTKKESEDGYRFERTYTPVAADDLRNIKKNLENSLGIDKTRGDSVNVISIPRDRSAQFAAEDAELARQKAIRNAIIISLAILTFLILVILIYRAIKKEIARRRRLREEELAAQQQMMREAALRVMEEGGADVELSLDEKLRKELLENAINLAKEKPEDVAQLLRTWLSEEEAG; encoded by the coding sequence ATGCCAGAGTCTTTACAAAAAGTTATTAACCAAATCAAAGAGCTATTCGCAAAATTAGATAGCACCAAGAAGATTATCGTTGGGGCAGTTTTCGCAATTGTTGTGATCGCCATCATCATTCTCTCCACATTTTCTTTAGATAAGAATGCTGTGATTCTTTTTAAAGACTTACAACCTAAGGATTTTTCTGAAATAACTAAAAAGTTAGACGCTCTTGGCTTTAAATATTCTTCCAGTGACACTTCTATCATTTCGGTTGATCCCGAAAAAAGACAGGAAATTATAACGAAACTTGCTCAGGAAAATTTAATTCCAGCAGGTATTCAAGGTTGGGAACTTTTTGATGTAGAAAAATTTACCGAGACTCAATTTGATAAAGACATTAAAAAATACCGCGCTCTAAAAGGTGCAATTGAAAAATCTCTTATGACTCTGCACTCCATCGAAAAAGCCGATGTAAACATTGCTTTTCCAGAAACAGAATACTTCGAAAATAATACAACTCCAGTAAAAGCATCCGTCATTTTACATTTTGTTCCCGGTGTGGAAAATCTATCTCGTAAAGAAATCAAAGGTATCGTTAACTTAGTCTCTCGCGGTGTTCCTAAATTAAAACCAGAAGATGTAAGTGTGGCGGACGGTTCCGGAAAAATCATAAGTGACTTTGAAGAAGACTTGGAAAAAGAAAAAATCGAATTAAGACTCGTACAAGAAAAAATGAGAATAGCAGATGAACAACGAGTCAAAAAATTAATCGACATACGAAAAACCTTACAGTGGTTACTCGCTGGTGAAGAAAGAGTAGATATTACTCGTTTTGAATATGATCTCAATTGGGATGAAGTGTCTTACAAAGAAAATAATGTATCTCCTGTTGTAGCAATAGTGGATAATCCAAATACTCCGTATGATGAAACACAATTAGTAGATGGTTATTCCCTTAAAGTATCCGACAAAGAAACTTCCGAAAAATTCAATGGCCGCGGATTTACTCCAGAAGGTCCTGCTGGAACGGAACCAAATCTTCCTCCTGGTTACAAGGACGTAGATTACCAAAAAGCAAATTATGAGAAAGACGAAAAAATTCGTAACTATGAATTCAACCGAAAAGTAAGTGATGTAAGAAAACAAAGATGGAAAATTGATAAAATCAATTTAGGTGTTGTCATAGACGGAGTATGGACAAAAAAAGAATCGGAAGATGGATATCGCTTTGAAAGAACATACACTCCAGTAGCCGCAGATGATTTAAGAAATATCAAAAAGAATTTAGAAAATTCTCTTGGCATTGATAAAACGCGTGGAGATTCAGTTAACGTTATTTCCATTCCGCGAGATAGAAGTGCGCAGTTTGCTGCGGAAGATGCAGAATTGGCAAGACAAAAAGCAATTCGTAATGCAATTATCATTTCTCTTGCAATCTTAACATTTTTAATTCTAGTAATCCTAATCTACAGAGCAATCAAGAAAGAAATTGCAAGAAGAAGAAGATTAAGAGAAGAAGAACTTGCGGCTCAACAACAAATGATGAGAGAAGCAGCACTCAGAGTAATGGAAGAAGGGGGAGCAGACGTAGAGCTCTCCCTCGACGAAAAACTCAGAAAAGAACTTTTAGAAAATGCGATCAATCTCGCAAAAGAAAAACCAGAAGACGTAGCACAGTTACTCAGAACTTGGCTTTCTGAAGAGGAGGCAGGTTGA
- a CDS encoding flagellar protein FlbB, whose product MGTLADKARVLYLVLLIFFLLTVGFFIFDYYGLIDADEIFPALAKKPSLVNWDKESPTEVEKLEYKKAREKLDEEIAEIERIRQSLDEEKEKIQSENEKLNEMKKSIQEKEKQMAQSKKDKESRENKVKVLANKIANMPPPKAKELLVNWPDQDIIDVFKQMDKDAEEEGTNTITTYLLTLFDEKRRAVITNKWLDHEADRIPDENASLLSE is encoded by the coding sequence ATGGGAACGTTAGCTGATAAAGCAAGAGTTTTATACTTAGTATTATTAATATTTTTTTTATTAACAGTTGGATTTTTTATTTTTGATTATTATGGTTTAATTGATGCAGATGAAATTTTTCCTGCCCTAGCTAAAAAACCAAGTTTAGTGAATTGGGATAAAGAATCTCCAACCGAAGTAGAAAAATTAGAATATAAAAAAGCGCGCGAAAAACTCGATGAAGAAATAGCAGAAATTGAAAGAATTCGCCAATCTCTAGACGAAGAAAAAGAAAAAATCCAGAGCGAAAATGAAAAATTGAATGAAATGAAAAAAAGCATTCAAGAAAAAGAAAAACAAATGGCCCAAAGCAAAAAAGACAAAGAAAGCCGAGAGAATAAAGTAAAAGTTCTAGCAAATAAAATTGCAAATATGCCACCGCCAAAAGCTAAAGAATTATTAGTAAATTGGCCTGACCAAGATATTATTGATGTATTTAAACAAATGGACAAAGACGCAGAGGAAGAAGGGACTAATACAATCACTACTTATTTGTTAACACTGTTTGATGAAAAAAGAAGAGCTGTAATTACAAATAAGTGGTTAGATCATGAAGCGGATCGAATTCCGGACGAAAATGCAAGTCTACTTTCTGAATAA
- the fliH gene encoding flagellar assembly protein FliH gives MAKLVFKPMQIAETQTAASDAVELAIPEKYKKFHTAEEEEEFEVDQEGNIIEQYQGPSIDEIEAELDRYRQETEEQVRQMLTDAEARAEKIVEDGKTRAFQLIQDSKEKVKTEEDSGRAKAEQILDRAKLEVERMIKEAEMKVAEIEHEAYQRGYDAGREVGFKKGQGEVRRLIDRLGTIVGKAIDIREDIIQASEKQMVEMILIIARKVIKDEIIERKEIVLNNIREALKRIKDRDRVDIRVNFSDLEITTAHKDELIKLMESLRKVNIFEDSRIDRGGVIIETDVGAIDARISTQLKEIEEAIRNAEPI, from the coding sequence ATGGCTAAACTAGTATTCAAACCAATGCAAATTGCTGAAACTCAAACTGCCGCAAGCGATGCTGTAGAACTTGCGATCCCAGAAAAATATAAAAAATTTCATACGGCAGAAGAGGAAGAAGAGTTTGAAGTAGATCAAGAAGGAAATATCATTGAGCAATACCAAGGACCTTCCATTGACGAAATCGAAGCTGAGTTAGATAGATACCGTCAGGAAACTGAAGAGCAAGTCCGTCAAATGTTGACAGACGCAGAAGCTCGAGCAGAAAAAATTGTAGAAGACGGAAAAACTCGTGCGTTTCAATTAATCCAAGACTCAAAAGAAAAAGTAAAAACAGAAGAAGATTCCGGTCGAGCAAAAGCAGAACAAATTTTAGATCGTGCAAAACTAGAAGTAGAACGTATGATCAAAGAAGCAGAAATGAAAGTTGCTGAGATCGAACATGAGGCTTACCAGAGAGGATACGATGCTGGTCGAGAAGTTGGATTCAAAAAGGGACAAGGCGAAGTTAGGCGACTGATTGACCGTTTAGGAACAATAGTCGGTAAAGCGATTGATATTCGCGAAGACATCATCCAAGCTTCTGAAAAACAAATGGTAGAAATGATTCTCATCATCGCTCGTAAAGTTATCAAAGATGAAATCATTGAACGTAAAGAAATTGTACTCAATAATATTCGGGAAGCTCTCAAACGAATTAAAGATAGAGATCGTGTGGATATTCGCGTTAACTTCTCTGATTTAGAGATTACAACAGCGCATAAAGACGAACTGATAAAACTTATGGAATCTCTAAGAAAAGTAAATATTTTTGAGGATTCACGTATTGATCGTGGTGGTGTTATCATTGAAACTGACGTTGGTGCGATTGATGCTCGTATATCTACTCAGCTTAAAGAAATCGAAGAAGCAATTCGTAACGCTGAGCCAATTTAG
- a CDS encoding thioredoxin family protein has protein sequence MIKLISQISILLFTFAMYAEENPYSKVEFSYQNPVKLRVGGEIDFEVKVNLPPKHYIYLSHVSSNGIGIITTFNFPVESGFQLLEVTRPKGIKKQDEMVLKEKGSFSFKIFDLGIKKTESNTKVPFSIRTQLCEEKENGVCYPPKTFTKEVILQIKDGRKMLSYRNMGNIPWENDFQSATKKAQTSNLNIYAIISEPSWCGACRYMEKEAFDKPEVQKILKEKFIPWKVNENEYGNVPTGSGSFGIPMFFVLDSTGKSLGKWAGARDAKGLLPLLKPFEKSSNPEPIPNIPQPPAPSEDATELEINSNDGSKCVFTYGTNYIWNSKKAGEFHNNGTFRFGINNQTIRVKQFTRDLTQRKTFPVILTTNGFRIEKKDTNEYWVGECKQSILQGKVEGTDIEFTIESK, from the coding sequence ATGATAAAACTAATATCTCAAATTTCTATTTTGCTTTTTACTTTTGCGATGTATGCAGAAGAAAATCCTTACTCAAAGGTAGAATTTTCCTACCAAAATCCTGTTAAATTGAGAGTAGGCGGGGAAATTGACTTTGAGGTGAAAGTGAATTTGCCTCCGAAACATTATATCTATCTGAGTCATGTAAGCTCAAATGGCATTGGAATAATAACTACCTTTAATTTTCCGGTTGAATCTGGATTTCAACTTCTAGAAGTAACTAGACCAAAAGGAATTAAAAAACAAGACGAAATGGTTTTGAAAGAGAAAGGAAGTTTTAGTTTTAAAATATTTGATTTAGGAATCAAAAAAACAGAATCAAATACAAAAGTTCCTTTCAGTATAAGAACCCAACTTTGCGAAGAAAAAGAAAATGGAGTTTGTTATCCACCAAAAACTTTTACCAAAGAAGTAATCCTTCAAATCAAAGACGGTAGAAAAATGTTAAGTTACAGAAATATGGGAAATATTCCATGGGAAAATGATTTCCAGTCAGCAACTAAAAAAGCCCAAACTTCTAACCTGAATATTTATGCAATTATATCTGAACCTAGCTGGTGTGGCGCCTGTCGTTATATGGAGAAAGAAGCATTTGATAAACCAGAAGTACAAAAGATTTTAAAAGAAAAATTTATACCTTGGAAAGTAAATGAAAACGAATACGGAAATGTTCCTACTGGAAGTGGAAGTTTTGGAATTCCAATGTTCTTCGTTTTAGATTCAACTGGTAAATCTCTTGGTAAGTGGGCGGGAGCTAGAGACGCAAAAGGGTTATTACCTCTACTAAAGCCATTCGAAAAATCATCAAATCCGGAACCAATTCCAAATATACCACAACCTCCCGCTCCCTCAGAAGATGCAACTGAGTTAGAAATAAACTCTAATGACGGAAGTAAATGTGTATTTACCTACGGAACCAATTATATTTGGAATTCGAAAAAGGCTGGGGAGTTTCATAACAATGGAACCTTTCGATTTGGAATCAATAACCAAACAATAAGAGTCAAACAGTTTACTCGTGATTTAACTCAACGTAAAACTTTTCCCGTAATACTTACTACTAACGGTTTTCGAATTGAAAAAAAAGATACAAATGAGTATTGGGTAGGCGAATGCAAACAATCGATTTTACAAGGGAAAGTGGAAGGAACAGATATAGAATTTACGATTGAAAGTAAATAA
- a CDS encoding endoflagellar motor switch protein: protein MINTKNQTSKAAILYSLIGEHIPKSVLSALTQEELEKLFQKVTEMQKPSFGDEKSVLSKFADSFNRFRGSSNVAFQAKINREIEKLIQETANNKVSPLIELKKKNRSELSHIVKDENARTIALVMSFANPDEASSLIEDFPEKKREEIIYEIHKIDFHSETVRNELERFLNFKFELIKNNQTVSKVRNRGSKITAEILSRISPHVSFRLFSKIKKKNPLFAENINEHFYTMEDLQFASRSALTEFLATVHPIVIASSFKGIETEIKDKLLERVDPWLSKQVALEMDSMGPISLAEIEEAQTAIITLLNESVEKGTIKLWKVG from the coding sequence TTGATAAATACCAAAAATCAAACCAGCAAAGCGGCTATACTCTATAGCCTGATTGGGGAACATATCCCCAAATCAGTTTTGTCGGCGCTTACTCAGGAAGAGTTAGAAAAACTCTTCCAAAAAGTTACCGAAATGCAAAAGCCAAGTTTTGGAGACGAAAAGAGCGTATTATCAAAATTTGCCGATAGTTTTAATCGATTTCGTGGAAGTTCCAATGTAGCATTTCAAGCAAAGATAAATCGAGAAATAGAAAAACTAATTCAAGAAACAGCGAATAATAAAGTTTCTCCGCTAATCGAATTAAAAAAGAAAAATAGATCAGAACTTAGCCATATTGTAAAAGATGAAAATGCAAGAACAATCGCACTCGTGATGAGTTTTGCTAATCCAGATGAAGCTTCTTCTTTAATAGAGGATTTTCCTGAGAAAAAAAGAGAAGAGATTATTTATGAAATTCACAAAATAGACTTTCATTCGGAAACGGTTCGAAATGAATTAGAACGTTTTTTAAATTTTAAATTTGAGTTAATAAAAAATAATCAAACAGTTTCAAAAGTTAGAAATAGAGGAAGTAAAATCACGGCTGAAATTCTGAGTAGAATTAGCCCTCATGTTTCATTTAGATTGTTTTCTAAAATCAAAAAAAAGAATCCTTTGTTTGCTGAAAATATCAATGAACATTTTTATACAATGGAAGATTTACAGTTTGCGAGTAGATCCGCATTAACTGAATTTTTAGCGACAGTGCATCCAATTGTGATTGCATCTTCTTTTAAAGGTATAGAGACTGAGATAAAAGACAAACTTTTGGAGAGAGTCGATCCTTGGCTTTCCAAACAAGTTGCATTAGAAATGGATTCAATGGGTCCGATTTCTCTTGCTGAAATAGAAGAAGCGCAAACTGCTATTATTACGCTCTTAAACGAATCAGTAGAAAAAGGAACTATTAAATTATGGAAGGTAGGTTAA
- a CDS encoding FliI/YscN family ATPase — MIEKKFTEKIDVLSKYKLIINKTEPIRKSGKVLKVLGNVIFSQGPPDSKIGEIMEIERQDQKGYLQCEIIGFDGHKYTLMPLGEVSGIFPKAFVFSSGKKLTIHVGKELLGRVLNGAGKPIDGKGIIVTGDERSPDNETPNPLDRPMIKEPVVTGVRAIDGLLTIGRGQRIGIFSGSGVGKSTLLGMIARYTNADVNIISLVGERGREVNEFLENEIGSEAMEKTVVFVATSDSPKMQQVNCALLATSVAEYFRDKGLHVNLMMDSLTRFAQANREIAVSYGEPSITRGFSASVFSKLSKLIERSGTSKSGGSITGIYTVLTEPDEMNDPIADAVRGYMDGHIVLSRELAEHNHYPAIDIPSSLSRIMPFVVGEDQKMYSDFVRELISTYKKAEKLIMLNAYVKGSDPKTDLAINKKQIIDEFLTQKVDQKVNFQDMIYQLRDIFITLPDEEL; from the coding sequence GTGATTGAAAAAAAATTTACAGAAAAAATAGATGTACTTTCCAAGTATAAACTAATTATAAATAAAACCGAACCAATTCGTAAAAGTGGTAAGGTTTTAAAAGTACTCGGGAATGTTATTTTTTCCCAAGGACCTCCTGATTCTAAAATTGGTGAAATTATGGAAATTGAACGCCAAGATCAAAAAGGATACTTACAATGTGAGATCATTGGCTTTGATGGGCATAAATACACATTAATGCCGCTCGGCGAAGTAAGTGGCATTTTCCCAAAGGCATTTGTATTTTCTTCCGGAAAAAAACTTACAATTCATGTAGGCAAAGAGTTGTTAGGCAGAGTTTTGAATGGTGCCGGAAAACCTATCGATGGAAAAGGGATTATAGTAACTGGGGATGAAAGATCTCCCGATAATGAAACTCCAAATCCTTTAGATAGACCAATGATAAAGGAACCAGTTGTAACAGGAGTTCGTGCCATTGATGGATTACTCACGATTGGACGTGGACAGAGAATCGGTATATTTTCAGGGTCAGGTGTAGGTAAATCGACATTACTCGGTATGATTGCTCGTTATACAAATGCGGACGTGAATATAATTTCTTTAGTTGGGGAAAGAGGTCGTGAAGTAAACGAATTTCTAGAAAATGAAATAGGTTCGGAGGCAATGGAAAAAACTGTTGTATTTGTAGCTACTTCTGATTCTCCAAAAATGCAACAAGTTAATTGTGCTTTACTTGCAACGTCAGTCGCTGAGTATTTTCGCGATAAAGGATTACACGTAAATTTAATGATGGATTCTCTCACTCGTTTTGCGCAAGCGAATAGGGAGATTGCAGTGTCTTATGGAGAACCATCTATTACGCGAGGTTTTTCTGCTTCTGTATTTTCGAAATTATCTAAACTCATTGAACGATCAGGTACTTCAAAGTCAGGCGGAAGTATTACTGGCATTTACACAGTATTAACCGAACCAGATGAAATGAACGATCCTATTGCGGATGCCGTTAGAGGTTATATGGACGGACATATTGTATTATCTAGAGAATTAGCGGAACACAATCATTATCCTGCAATTGATATTCCTTCCTCATTATCTCGTATTATGCCATTTGTAGTAGGAGAAGATCAAAAAATGTATTCTGATTTTGTAAGAGAATTAATTTCTACTTACAAAAAAGCAGAAAAGCTAATTATGTTAAATGCATATGTAAAAGGATCAGACCCAAAAACTGATTTAGCTATTAATAAAAAACAAATTATAGACGAATTTTTGACTCAGAAAGTAGATCAAAAAGTAAATTTTCAGGATATGATTTACCAGCTAAGAGATATTTTCATCACGTTGCCAGATGAGGAACTGTAA
- a CDS encoding RNA pseudouridine synthase, giving the protein MTEILYKDEIILIANKPAGIPVHETKDPNRENFTGILQKELNLPYLRTANRLDLETSGLVVFGLKEEANKEIDELLKNADKYYLAVVEGNPPDQFRIESFLKDGNKKVSTVRSGGKKAITEFKTIYRNEKKSYSVVYAKLVTGRRHQIRIHLFEKGFPIIGEKVYTTRKTPLASRCLLHAYELRFKNKNGDSVIAKASISKEFEGYMPTGSHAAY; this is encoded by the coding sequence ATGACTGAAATACTATACAAAGATGAAATAATATTAATCGCAAATAAACCAGCTGGGATTCCCGTACATGAAACAAAAGATCCAAATCGTGAAAACTTCACAGGGATTTTACAAAAAGAATTAAATCTTCCCTATCTCAGAACTGCGAATCGATTAGATTTGGAAACTAGTGGACTCGTAGTATTTGGATTAAAAGAAGAGGCGAATAAAGAAATAGATGAACTTCTAAAAAATGCGGATAAATACTATTTGGCGGTTGTGGAAGGAAATCCTCCCGATCAATTTAGGATTGAATCTTTCTTAAAAGACGGAAATAAAAAAGTATCAACCGTGCGAAGTGGTGGGAAAAAAGCAATCACTGAATTCAAAACAATTTATAGAAACGAAAAGAAAAGCTATTCAGTAGTATACGCAAAACTTGTAACAGGCAGACGACATCAAATTAGAATTCACCTTTTTGAAAAAGGATTTCCGATTATCGGCGAGAAGGTCTATACTACTCGCAAGACTCCGCTTGCCTCGCGCTGCCTGCTTCATGCGTATGAATTGCGATTTAAAAATAAAAATGGCGATTCTGTAATTGCGAAGGCGAGTATTTCGAAAGAGTTTGAGGGATATATGCCGACAGGAAGTCACGCAGCATATTGA
- a CDS encoding Hpt domain-containing protein, whose amino-acid sequence MECFFSISNYIGSMNVDWTRINSFITEGDEEEMQWLREMIQTLIDNYEERLKELDTLTKNPDNSQLVSLLHQMKGVASNFGLDNLWRLTQEAELLLKAGNLDATLKETQKFSPIWQETKNELKTKLNI is encoded by the coding sequence TTGGAATGTTTTTTTTCTATTTCGAATTACATTGGCTCTATGAACGTAGATTGGACTAGGATAAACTCATTTATTACAGAAGGGGACGAAGAAGAAATGCAATGGCTTCGTGAAATGATTCAGACCCTTATTGATAACTATGAGGAAAGACTTAAAGAATTGGATACGTTGACTAAAAATCCAGACAATTCCCAGCTTGTTTCCCTACTCCACCAAATGAAAGGGGTGGCTTCTAATTTTGGTCTAGATAATCTCTGGCGACTCACACAAGAAGCAGAATTACTTTTAAAGGCCGGTAATTTAGATGCGACACTGAAAGAAACTCAAAAGTTCTCGCCTATATGGCAAGAAACCAAAAATGAGTTAAAAACAAAACTAAATATATAA